The Melanotaenia boesemani isolate fMelBoe1 chromosome 11, fMelBoe1.pri, whole genome shotgun sequence genome includes the window TTATACTGTTGGAAAGCgtatttattttccctttaaatAGGGCCATATTtgaaaggaaaatgcatttgtgggattaGCAGCAGAGATGAGTGAGTTCCCATGAAGAACTTGACAAATCTTGTCTTGCCCAACAACTTGTTTTGAGTTTCTCAGATTCAACGTTCAAGATTAAAGCAACTGTATTTCTGGTAGCCCAAGAGTTGACAATCTGCTACAGTGGTCAGAAGATctggcaagtttttttttttttttttttttttttaataggccCAAGCCACACTCTGCTGCTCTGCCACTCGTGTTTTTCTTACAAATGTAGCAtcatttaaaaggtaaaaaaagacAGGCTTCCCAGCAGTAAGATTTCTTATAATAACAATTTTACGAGCAAACTACCCAGAAATGTATGAGCAAGTCTTCTTACACATTTATTTGATCAGCAATCCTTTGCCAGGCTTCCTCTCTCTGTTTGGAGGCACAGGTTGTGTTGGATTTAGCTGTCAGGATCTCTCGTTCTTCTTCATACAACTTCAAAATGAGCTCCTGCTCTCTAGAACTGAAGAAATGCGCCCTTTCTTGTTTTCTAATCAGCTGTAAATCTATTATCAGAACAAATGAGACGTGCGTGTGTAAGAGCCAGATGTGATTTTTATTCACTGTTTATACGTTATGAGATCTTGAACGAGGTCTCCTCACCTCTGTCTGGGCTCATCATCATTGTGATCCGCGTTTCCGTGTTCGACTGCTCTCCCCTTTGTGGCGGAGCGAGTGCGCGCAGTTATCCGAGATGTTTCAATGCCAGATTTAGTAATCAAATCGTAACCCACCTCCGTGAAACGGTATAAAACCCAACTTAAACGATTCGTCAGTTGGATCCAGCACGCGTCATGCCATAAATAGTCGTCCAAGAGATGGGAATGAGGGAGAGAAAAGCGTAGACATCAGAGGGAATATCGACTATCTTTGTTAACCCAGGATTTTCTAATTCGGCTTAAGGCGCGTTCACGTGAAAGAGGTGGAGTTTGTAACAAAGGACGAGTCACATGTAACAAAGCGTCACATCATACCAGGTGATTAAGAGCTTCATACACagatgggaaaataaataaataaataaatactaacgTACAACATGGATTCTTAGAGTCATTTATCCACATGTGTGATATTACATGTTGAATACAGCGCGAGCCGTTGCCATGGTTTCCTGAAGTAAAGCCTGCAGTATGCTTAAACAGGGAGATCATAATGATCAGATCCACGATGTCACATTAGCTACGGGTCGATGAGTTTTTTGTCGAATTTTAGGGGGTGTGGGGTATTcatagaaagtttttttttaatgagactTTCAGTTAACATGTCACAGATGAAAATTCTCATCTGTTTATAATATGGTTGTTACATTCAGCTGATTACGTTGTGGTTTTATTATGCTCACCATCACACTAAAGGAGCAAAACCTGGGTCAATAATTAACATCTCATGTTGAGAATCCAAACTGTTTTGCTATAAATGGCCATTATATGGCAATCAGAAATGTATAACTTATTCTCATTTGTTCTGCTTTCTATTTACCTCCACTGAACTAATTCTCTGCACTTCCAGTTTACAAAACTTTTCCATTTGGTGGCCTCAATAGTTTTAGATTAACATCACATGCTAACACATTTATaactaaagagagaaaaaaacataatgcatGCAGTCAGATATTAAATAACACCCTGGATATTAAGTTTACATCTGACTGAACTTAAATTTCATTtcataaacacaaatatatgCAGAAACTTTAAATATGTCTTAAGTATACCTTCAATTAAGTTCAAGCAAAATTACACCAAATGAACTGGTTAACCTATTGAAACATACTTTCTAAAAATGTTCACGTTGCATCAGATTAATGGGATATAGTtacactacagaactttttgCTGCAGTGGAAGGAAAGCATTAATAAAGCTTCTGTTTTAAGCATTAGGCGACACTAATAATCAAGAATGTTTAATACATCTATGACTTAGGTTGATAAATAGAATTTAGCCTAAAAGAAACCCTATAGTGAATTTTCTAAGAAAGGGCATTCTTattaactataaataaataaataaataacttggaGCACATCACAAcccacaaaagacaaaaaataaagactgagGTAATAATAGTTACTTTATTTATGTTCATTCAGTTTAAGCTGACATTTTGTCTAATGATCCAGAGCTGTGGAATTATTGTTTCAGGTGCCGCATGTTAAGAGCACAGAGGTAAACAAGATAAAACTGGAAACGGTAAACTGGAAAAATGCGAGTGTGGTCCtgtaacaaaatgttaaaagactTGAGCTTAAATGAGGTCTGGAGAGTTTAATCGTCGTGCCCCTCATAACCATCAGGAAGGGCATTCACATGTGGGTTGTGAAAGAGTGTTTTGTTGCCATCTCCCCAGGGAAAACGCTGCAAGGGAAAAGAGTAAGAAAACAACATTAAGTACAATAAGagaataattcatttattttttaatctggtGGCTGAGATGGGCATGTAAACCAGCAAATTATAAATTTGTCAGACCTTGGAACGGATGCGAAGGTGGGGGTATGGGACAAACTCTGGTTGCTCATGGCTATGCTGCTGCTCTTTCAAAAACGTGTTCAGCATGCACACCCCAACACCAGGCAGGGCAACCACGAAGGTGAGGATCTTCCATGTTTTAGCTGGGAGGAAACATATGCATTtcataaaccaataaaaatcaCACTCTACAGGCAGAAgacaacatgaaaatgttatACAATGAGACAAGACTTCTAACAGACTCTCACCCAGTCAAATACATCATGGGTTTGTCCACTTTTACCTCAGTACAATATGCACCTTActgcttttgtaaaatattttgtcattaCTGCACTTTGTGCATTCCTTGTAtgtattttgtatgtttgtCTCAGTGTTTATTATTCTTCTGTTTTACTACATTATGTACAAGAATCCTCTCATTTctctttacatcattttaagcAAGCAACACTGCACAACTTGAATTTTTCTGCTGCCAAAATTCAACTAGATTTTGTaccatgcattttttatttttatttttaaatgccaCTCTTTTCAAAAACAATTCTGGTGAAATCAGCCCAGCTAGAAAGTGGGACCTTGGGAATGAAAAGGGCTATGTTTTGGTCTGTATGTGTTCAAAACACTTCATACATAAAGAGCTGATAGACACCATAGAACTAAAACACGTATTTTGTCCCACCGTGGGATCTTCTTAATATATGATCagtgttatttttgttatgttgacataaataaaaataacatgacaGTCAGCTTTTAAAATATGGGATCTCATCTTATACATTTGTAATTTAACTGAAAAATATACTAATAGTCTTATATTCTTCTAAACATTTATGCTCACAATTTCGCTTTTGGATGTCcattaaactgtaaaaacatatttatttgattGCCCTCGCATTTTTTCCAACCTTACCTCTCCTCTTGCTACAACCGTTTGCTTGACCTCCTAACTTTAATTGTTGCTTCTCATTTTAAAACGGTTAGTTTAGATTTATAACAGTTAGAACAATCAAAATATCAAGATATATTGTTCCCAATAACACTTACctgatgtgtgtttgttgcCCTATAGCTCCCTATACGTTTCGTTCGTGACACTGTCACCTTTTCAAGCCACATTAGGTTAGCAGATTAAACTGCAATTGATAAATGTCGAAACTTTTTGTGTGACTGAGTTCAAGACTGAAACGACGCTGTGTATTTAGTTAGAAATCTTGCGTTTACGCAGCAAAACCTCGACTTCTGTTCAAGGATGTACAGCTACAACAACAGAAGCTAATGCTAACTCAGCAAGGTCACATTCAAATATCAAAAATTGCCCTAAAATTgagcaaaaattaaataaaaccgATAACATATTGTGAAGGTTAACAATTACCTGAGTGCTCGCCATGCTCGGCTACAGCAGAAAGCTGGCGCCGAGTCTGGGCCAGAGAAGATCTCAACAATAATTGAGAAAAGCGTCCGAGAGCCGCCATTTTCTTTCTGTGAGAAGTTGAGACCGGAAGGAATTTGTACCGAGACGTCACGCGGAGACGCTACAACGCATAGAGAAATGCGCCGTCGCTGTATAGACGTACTTACGTATGTACATACTAGTGCTACTAGGCCACCAAGCGGTATGAACGGTATTCTTGTGCTAGAAGTCGATGAAAATAGCGTCATCATCTAATTTGCATAAGCAACCCGATGCATATAGACATATAATGGATGCTACTGTGGAGacgaaaataaaataaaaagaaattcttcggtcaattttttttgtttgtttctttgtttgtttttgtttttaaattgtattaagtgtagtttgtttttaataaggaTTCTGCAAAATGtgacaacacttttaactttttaaatacttttgtccacactcttcattaagaGACATTACTGTCTAGTCATGAAACAGATGTGATCATCTCCAGAAGACCAAACCTCCTCAGAGAGTTTGTGGACGGGGGAGTGGTCTGCGCGGCACCCACTCctcactgagaagaataaactacgttcattcacgtcagtctccaaaaatCTCCAATAATTCCACGAAAAACTCacatttgtcgctagtcgcttttttgaaaaaatgtCACTAGAGGGCTCTGAAAACTCGcaaaatatagcgacaaagttgGGAACACTGTTTCtttctgccatctagtggtcagATAGTGTAAGTAGACAAATTTCAAATAGGCGGTGTTTCTGAGAAAGAGTTATATCTTTTATCTGTGActgttattttctgttcatATTTTTGATAACAGAGTGAGATATAGTTGCTTTTTCTTAATCTAAGAAAGGCATTATTATGTAGCCGAGTTTACCATGACATAAACTAACAATGTGGTACATTAAGTCTTTATAATTATAAACTGAATTTCTGCCTTCTTGTTGAGACAGTAAGTACAGCATTAGTCTAGTTGTTAATATTAACTTAGTCATTTTATGCTAAATAttacttgtaaatattttttgtataaataaTACATCATTCCTgagtgttaataagtgtgagtttagagttttttttcctgatatgATAAGATGGACCTTTGAGTCTTGAGGAATTGA containing:
- the LOC121649694 gene encoding cytochrome c oxidase subunit 6A, mitochondrial translates to MAALGRFSQLLLRSSLAQTRRQLSAVAEHGEHSAKTWKILTFVVALPGVGVCMLNTFLKEQQHSHEQPEFVPYPHLRIRSKRFPWGDGNKTLFHNPHVNALPDGYEGHDD